In Camelina sativa cultivar DH55 chromosome 16, Cs, whole genome shotgun sequence, a single window of DNA contains:
- the LOC104752528 gene encoding adenine phosphoribosyltransferase 2-like, producing MFAVENGLQGDPRLKAISDAIRVVPHFPKTGIMFQDITTLLLDPVAFKHVVDIFVDRYKHMNISLVAGVEARGFIFGPPIALAIGAKFVPLRKPGKLPGRVLSEEYELEYGSDRLEMSVEAVKSDERALIIDDLVATGGTLSASINLLERAGAEVVECACVVGLPKFKGQCKLKGKPLYVLVEPREFDDITLYN from the exons ATGTTCGCCGTGGAGAATGGGTTGCAGGGAGACCCAAGATTAAAAGCCATCTCCGATGCTATTCGCGTCGTCCCTCACTTCCCCAAGACTG GGATCATGTTTCAGGACATAACAACTTTACTGCTGGATCCAGTTGCCTTCAAACATGTTGTTGATATCTTCGTTGATCGTTACAAGCACATGAACATCTCTCTCGTTGCTG GAGTTGAGGCTAGGGGATTCATATTTGGACCTCCCATCGCATTAGCCATAGGTGCTAAGTTCGTCCCACTACGCAAACCGGGAAAACTACCGG ggagagtgCTAAGCGAAGAGTACGAGCTTGAGTATGGAAGTGATCGTCTAGAGATGAGTGTGGAGGCTGTCAAATCAGATGAACGAGCTCTCATCATCGACGATTTAGTTGCCACCGGTGGGACACTCTCCGCTTCCATTAACCTCTTGg AGCGCGCTGGGGCTGAAGTTGTAGAATGTGCCTGCGTTGTTGGTTTGCCTAAGTTCAAG GGGCAGTGTAAGCTGAAGGGAAAGCCGTTGTACGTTCTGGTGGAGCCAAGAGAGTTTGATGATATAACCTTATACAATTAA
- the LOC104752529 gene encoding uncharacterized protein LOC104752529 translates to MSAVYCGTKRSYFDDIPSPPSSKRFRCFSPSNSPIWSSPSSSLDQLRSAFPHLELTVLVKALEEHGSDLNASMKTLYSLVSAEEKKAQDLAAGCANEESDAVAGASTYTATDNPPASGDDWVELLVREVTQSTGTDDAKLRASRVLEALEKMLSARAREEAGKKFQEENVVVQQQVEALIKDNTVLKRAVAIQHERQKAFEDANQQLELLKHLIPQYQEKLRTLEVNNYALKMQLQQVEHGNSMPGRFNPDVF, encoded by the exons ATGTCTGCCGTTTATTGCGGAACCAAGAGATCTTACTTCGATGATATTCCTTCTCCTCCCTCTTCTAAGAGGTTCCGATGCTTTTCTCCTTCCAATTCTCCAATCTGgtcctctccttcctcttcgCTTGATCAGCTTCGCTCTGCCTTTCCTCACCTTGAACTCACG GTTCTTGTGAAGGCTCTAGAAGAACATGGAAGTGATTTAAATGCTTCCATGAAAACCTTATACTCTTTGGTCTCCGCTGAGGAGAAGAAAGCTCAAGATTTGGCCGCAGGATGTGCTAATGAGGAATCTGATGCCGTTGCCGGTGCATCTACTTATACGGCTACAGACAATCCCCCGGCCAGTGGTGATGACTGGGTTGAATTGTTAGTCAGGGAGGTTACTCAGTCTACTGGTACCGATGATGCTAAACTACGTGCCTCTAGAGTCCTCGAGGCCTTGGAGAAGATGTTAAGTGCACGTGCTCGTGAAGAAGCTGGAAAAAAATTCCAAGAG GAGAATGTGGTAGTGCAGCAACAAGTGGAGGCCTTGATCAAGGACAACACAGTCCTCAAACGTGCAGTTGCTATCCAGCATGAGCGGCAGAAAGCATTCGAAGATGCGAACCAGCAGTTAGAACTCTTGAAACACCTGATTCCTCAGTACCAGGAAAAGCTCAGAACTCTGGAG GTGAACAACTACGCGCTGAAAATGCAGCTGCAGCAAGTGGAACATGGCAACTCAATGCCAGGAAGATTCAATCCGGACGTCTTCTAA
- the LOC104752530 gene encoding uncharacterized protein LOC104752530, whose product MAALASPSLIPSSLCFFSFAAAADGPRSLSCNNFSAFSDGGTSLRFQKSFLSVSSPNRNRRGSSRRSLVVFAASGDYYATLGVPKSANNKEIKAAYRRLARQYHPDVNKEPGATEKFKEISAAYEVLSDEQKRALYDQYGEAGVKSPVGGASGTYTSNPFDLFETFFGASAGGFPGMDQADFGRTRRSRVTKGEDLRYDITLELSEAIFGSEKEFDLTHLETCEACAGTGAKAGSKMRICSTCGGRGQVMRTEQTPFGMFSQVSICPNCGGDGEVISENCRKCSGEGRVRIKKSIKVKIPPGVSAGSILRVAGEGDSGPRGGPPGDLYVYLDVEDVRGIQRDGINLLSTLSISYLDAILGAVVKVKTVEGDTELQIPPGTQPGDVLVMAKKGVPKLNRPSIRGDHLFTVKVSIPNQISAGERELLEELASLKDTSSNRSRTRAKPQQPSTLSTAPRSSENRIDEVKEENQEPEQENDLWKSIKDLAGSVANGALKWLRDNL is encoded by the exons ATGGCTGCCCTCGCTTCTCCCTCCCTCATCCcctcttctctctgcttcttttctTTCGCCGCCGCCGCCGATGGTCCCCGTTCCCTTTCTTGTAATAATTTCTCTGCCTTTTCCGACGGCGGCACCAGTCTCAGGTTCCAAAAGAGCTTCTTATCCGTTTCTTCGCCTAATCGAAATCGACGGGGATCCTCTCGCCGTTCCCTCGTCGTGTTTGCTGCTTCCGGAGACTACTACGCTACTCTTGGTGTGCCTAAATCTGCTAATAACAAGGAGATTAAAGCTGCGTATCGACGTCTCGCTCGTCAG TACCATCCCGATGTGAACAAGGAACCTGGAGCAACTGAAAAGTTCAAGGAAATCAGTGCTGCCTATGAG GTGCTATCAGATGAGCAAAAGAGAGCATTATATGATCAATATGGTGAAGCTGGAGTCAAGAGTCCTGTAGGAGGAGCTTCTGGTACTTACACG TCAAACCCCTTTGACCTCTTCGAGACATTCTTTGGTGCGAGTGCGggtggatttcccgggatggaCCAAGCTGATTTTGGGAGAACCCGCCGCAGTAGGGTTACCAAAGGGGAAGATTTacg GTATGACATCACCTTAGAACTGTCGGAGGCTATTTTTGGATCTGAGAAAGAATTTGATCTTACGCATTTGGAGACATGCGAAGCTTGTGCTGGCACCGGGGCAAAAGCAGGATCCAAAATGAGAATATGCTCCACTTGTGGTGGGAGGGGTCAAGTTATGAGAACTGAGCAAACACCATTTGGCATGTTTTCACAG GTTTCTATATGTCCTAACTGTGGTGGAGATGGTGAGGTAATTTCTGAAAATTGCCGGAAATGCTCCGGGGAAGGACGTGTGCGTATTAAAAAAAGCATCAAAGTCAAAATCCCCCCGGGAGTTAGTGCAGGTAGCATCCTTAGAGTTGCTGGAGAAGGTGATTCTGGTCCCAGAGG TGGCCCTCCAGGAGATTTGTATGTATATCTTGATGTTGAAGATGTCCGGGGAATTCAAAGAGATGGAATAAACCTTTTATCTACCCTTTCTATCAGTTACCTTGATGCTATATTGGGTGCGGTTGTGAAG GTGAAAACAGTTGAAGGAGACACTGAACTGCAGATACCTCCGGGTACACAACCTGGTGATGTGCTGGTCATGGCAAAGAAAGGAGTACCAAAACTGAATAGGCCGTCTATCCGTGGTGACCACTTGTTTACAGTCAAAGTATCTATACCAAATCAAATAAG TGCTGGAGAACGGGAGTTACTGGAGGAACTTGCATCTCTGAAGGACACATCCAGCAACCGGTCGCGAACTCGTGCTAAGCCTCAGCAACCCAGTA CTTTGAGCACTGCACCCCGTAGCTCGGAAAACAGGATAGATGAAGTTAAGGAGGAAAATCAAGAACCAGAGCAAGAAAACGACTTGTGGAAGAGCATCAAAGACTTAGCAGG GTCTGTGGCAAATGGAGCTCTGAAATGGCTGAGAGATAACCTATAA
- the LOC104752531 gene encoding zinc finger BED domain-containing protein DAYSLEEPER-like, translating into MDNNSLMLIDNNGSFEIDDQSHMDVDTSHNPSMALFTPTRPNEDAPTADTDDGLLPEPGTLPAKRRRKKSMVWEHFTIETSSPGSTKACCKHCRKSFAYITGQKLAGTSHLKRHIQLGICPMSRDNTQLAQVVDSKDPATGPPKKRQRSSATHMNFPLDQDRCYNEMAKMIIMHEYPLHMVEHSGFTGFVQALRPQFSMASFNTIHGDCVNMYLSEKQKLSNFISEIPGRVNLTVDLWTSNQSVGYAFVTGHFIDRDWKLTHRLLNVAVVPSPDSDFALNQPIAACLSDWNLERRLSSLTVGQSVVNKASIENLRCCLSARNQHVLNGQLLLGSCYARLLSSMAQDLLGAADYETSIKKVRDSVKYVKTNDSCGERFDELKMQLQTPSTKDLLIDNQTKWDTSYNMLLAACEHKEVFSCLGNCDLDYKLSTSPEEWRKIEILCSCLKILFDAANVLTGSTRLTANDLYHEMTKLQLELSHTAMSEDADVRILANPMKEKFDEYWRECLLLLAVAVVMDPRFKMKLIEFSFSKAYGEDADKWIRSVDDAVHELYLDYTEQGHSLLDAYVGHGNDGFSETDISQVHFHHEMPHEYHHSNGLSHDQVYEQPEDGNQLNEKPRDHVLDRHASQEVAQTQVNQLKAESSPHAQEEKVAEPLRQEDQSGGVGEQENQPTEGLSGEGQQTGTVSVGGNTTQGEEESHLGVSGTQNNHIMEGLSEESKPIEGLTQGSLLTENLQSNGEPTPAQESQLTDETSHESQAMVETHYASQSAEEMAHETQLIEEFPCESVPSADIPLKSQPVEDTDMTQDSQLGEGHVPESQSVEEIVEDTQPVEEVMQEETSQVSRTVEDIPPESHHTEEMLLENQQVDDNDITHDMQPMEEMLEDTHPVEDVAQEVQEIEKHDEIQSVEEEGGHEIQPVEELLEDTQSVDEMAQEEHLLEEKHNDVQPVEGAGHETQAVEGILEDTQPVEEVAQEVQPVEQIPEPSQNPQNADGILCHGYSGEGEEAPQKEQQSDEGIASDQHPQSHAMPQEEEAQHDSQSHAVPQEEATFTISQEGHHVDVLLQEGHHLEASSQEFPLITIGDGFADFELYISEVGSHQQMKSELDQYLEESLIPRSQDFEVLRWWSLNRTKYPTLSKMAADVLSLPFCTVSPDSVFDTEVKKMDNYRSSLRHVTLEALFCAKDWFKHDSSSSTSENNLKRES; encoded by the coding sequence ATGGATAATAATTCTTTGATGCTGATTGATAACAATGGCTCTTTTGAGATTGATGACCAATCCCATATGGATGTCGATACCTCCCATAACCCTTCCATGGCTTTGTTCACCCCGACACGCCCCAACGAGGACGCCCCTACTGCCGATACTGATGATGGCCTGCTCCCTGAACCTGGCACACTACCAGCCAAGCGCAGGAGGAAGAAGTCTATGGTCTGGGAGCACTTCACCATTGAAACTTCTAGCCCTGGATCTACCAAAGCCTGCTGCAAGCACTGCAGGAAATCTTTCGCCTACATTACTGGCCAAAAGTTGGCTGGGACTAGCCACCTTAAGCGTCACATTCAATTGGGTATTTGTCCAATGAGCCGAGACAACACTCAGCTAGCACAAGTCGTTGATTCCAAAGATCCTGCCACTGGCCCTCCCAAAAAACGCCAGAGGTCTTCTGCTACACATATGAACTTCCCTCTGGATCAAGATCGCTGCTACAACGAGATGGCCAAGATGATTATCATGCATGAATATCCCCTTCACATGGTCGAGCATTCTGGATTTACTGGTTTCGTGCAGGCCCTTCGTCCCCAGTTCAGTATGGCTAGCTTCAATACCATTCACGGCGATTGTGTCAATATGTACTTGTCCGAGAAGCAAAAGCTTTCAAACTTCATCAGTGAGATTCCTGGGCGAGTTAACCTTACTGTAGATTTGTGGACATCTAATCAATCAGTGGGTTATGCGTTTGTTACAGGACACTTCATTGATAGGGATTGGAAACTAACTCACAGGCTTCTAAATGTTGCTGTCGTTCCTTCTCCTGATTCTGATTTTGCCTTAAATCAGCCTATTGCAGCTTGTTTATCCGACTGGAATCTTGAGAGAAGGCTTTCCAGTCTCACTGTTGGGCAGTCAGTAGTAAATAAAGCCTCTATTGAAAACCTCAGGTGCTGTTTGTCTGCCAGGAACCAGCATGTATTGAATGGTCAGTTGTTGTTGGGTAGTTGCTATGCTCGCCTCCTAAGCAGTATGGCGCAAGATCTGCTTGGAGCTGCGGATTATGAAACATCCATAAAGAAAGTCCGTGATAGCGTCAAGTATGTGAAAACCAATGACAGTTGCGGAGAGAGGTTTGATGAACTGAAGATGCAACTTCAAACCCCTTCTACCAAAGATCTACTAATTGACAACCAAACGAAGTGGGACACAAGTTACAACATGTTATTGGCTGCCTGTGAACACAAAGAAGTGTTTTCTTGTCTAGGAAACTGCGATCTTGATTATAAATTGTCAACATCTCCTGAAGAATGGAGAAAGATTGAGATTCTTTGCTCGTGCTTGAAGATTCTTTTTGACGCAGCCAATGTTTTGACTGGCTCAACTCGATTGACAGCAAACGATTTGTACCATGAAATGACAAAGCTTCAGCTAGAGCTAAGCCACACAGCCATGAGTGAAGATGCAGATGTTAGAATCCTGGCAAACCCAATGAAGGAGAAGTTTGACGAGTACTGGAGAGAATGTTTGCTGCTTTTGGCAGTTGCTGTGGTGATGGATCCGCGCTTCAAAATGAAGCTTATTGAGTTTAGTTTCTCTAAGGCTTACGGGGAAGATGCAGATAAATGGATCAGGAGTGTTGATGATGCAGTACATGAGCTGTACCTTGACTATACTGAACAGGGTCACTCCCTGCTGGATGCTTATGTAGGCCACGGGAATGATGGCTTTTCAGAAACAGATATCTCTCAAGTTCACTTCCATCATGAAATGCCTCATGAATACCACCACTCAAACGGGCTTTCACATGATCAAGTATATGAACAGCCTGAAGATGGCAATCAGCTGAATGAAAAACCAAGAGACCATGTTTTGGATCGTCATGCCTCTCAAGAAGTTGCTCAGACTCAGGTAAACCAGTTGAAAGCTGAGTCCTCGCCCCATGCCCAAGAAGAGAAAGTTGCAGAGCCTCTTCGCCAGGAAGATCAGTCAGGTGGTGTGGGAGAACAAGAGAATCAGCCTACGGAGGGATTATCTGGAGAAGGTCAGCAAACGGGGACAGTATCGGTGGGAGGCAATACCACacagggagaagaagaaagccatTTGGGAGTTTCAGGTACACAGAATAACCATATCATGGAAGGGCTGTCTGAAGAGAGCAAACCAATTGAGGGACTGACACAAGGTTCGCTTCTGACAGAAAATCTGCAATCCAATGGGGAGCCAACTCCGGCCCAGGAGAGCCAGCTAACAGATGAGACATCCCATGAGAGCCAAGCAATGGTGGAAACACATTATGCGTCTCAGTCAGCTGAGGAGATGGCCCATGAGACCCAGCTGATTGAGGAATTTCCGTGCGAGAGCGTGCCTTCTGCGGACATACCCCTGAAGAGTCAGCCAGTGGAGGATACAGATATGACTCAAGACAGCCAGCTGGGGGAAGGACATGTACCAGAGTCACAGTCAGTGGAGGAAATCGTCGAAGACACTCAGCCTGTTGAAGAAGTGATGCAGGAAGAAACATCACAGGTGAGCCGGACAGTGGAGGACATACCACCTGAGAGTCATCACACTGAGGAAATGCTGCTGGAAAACCAGCAAGTGGACGACAATGATATAACTCATGACATGCAGCCGATGGAGGAAATGCTCGAGGACACTCACCCAGTTGAGGATGTGGCTCAGGAGGTACAAGAGATTGAGAAGCATGATGAAATTCAGTCTGTTGAGGAAGAAGGAGGACATGAGATACAGCCGGTGGAGGAATTGCTCGAGGACACTCAATCAGTTGATGAAATGGCTCAGGAGGAACACCTGCTGGAGGAAAAGCATAATGATGTTCAGCCAGTTGAGGGTGCAGGACATGAGACACAGGCAGTCGAGGGAATACTAGAGGACACTCAGCCAGTGGAGGAAGTAGCACAGGAGGTACAGCCAGTGGAGCAGATTCCCGAACCCAGCCAAAACCCACAAAACGCTGATGGTATACTTTGCCATGGGTATTCTGGAGAGGGCGAGGAAGCTCCACAAAAAGAGCAGCAATCAGATGAAGGTATAGCCTCAGACCAACATCCTCAATCACATGCAATGCCACAGGAAGAAGAGGCACAACATGATTCTCAATCACATGCAGTGCCACAGGAAGAAGCCACATTTACAATCTCTCAAGAAGGTCACCACGTTGACGTCCTTCTCCAAGAAGGCCACCACCTTGAAGCATCTTCACAGGAGTTTCCCCTCATCACCATTGGAGATGGGTTCGCAGACTTTGAGCTTTACATCTCCGAGGTAGGTAGTCACCAACAGATGAAATCGGAGCTCGACCAATACCTGGAGGAATCCCTGATACCGCGATCACAGGACTTTGAGGTTCTACGCTGGTGGAGCCTGAACCGAACCAAATACCCTACCCTCTCCAAGATGGCGGCTGACGTTTTGTCCCTACCCTTTTGCACCGTCTCTCCAGATTCTGTGTTTGACACGGAGGTGAAAAAGATGGACAACTACAGGAGCTCCCTTCGACATGTGACCTTGGAAGCTCTCTTCTGTGCCAAGGACTGGTTCAAGCACGACTCCTCCAGTTCCACCTCAGAAAACAATCTGAAGAGGGAATCTTGA